Genomic DNA from Thermotoga petrophila RKU-1:
AGAGTGAAAAGGTTGAGCTCAAGAACCATCTACATCTTGCTGATCATCATGGTTGTTTTCATGCTCGTCGAATTTCTCTTTTTCTTTCTGGGAGGAAGAGCTCCCTTTGAAATAGTATACTACAGGAGCACCATGGAATACGATTATTCCGGGAACGCCACGTTCACCACCAGTGCGAAGCTTTATTTTAAAGATGAGAAGAAAAAAGAAGAGTACAAGATCAATTATGCTTCTGCATCTAAGGAGGAGTTGAATAAATACTTTTCTCAGATCAGCAAAGAAGTTGGAAGAGAAATAGTTCCACTGGATTACAACGTGAGAGTTGAAGACACAGGAGGTATGCTCGAAGTCACAGAAACAACGCTCCTGAGGGGAGCTGCACAGGTGAAGGGTGATGTCTTGGACACCAGCATGGGAAGTCTCACAATGAACGTAGCGGGTGAAACGGAGATCGTCGTGAAATTACCTGAAGACGCAGCTGTGATATCGGTCACACCAACCCCATCTGAACGTGAGAACAACACTCTGATCTGGCGTCCAGATTCATCCATGGTGTTTCCAAAAGTTATCTTTAAAAGGGTGAATGAAAATGAAGGAATTCCTGGATCTTCTCAATGAATCCAGATTGACCGTCACTCTCACGGGAGCCGGTATCAGTACCCCAAGCGGCATACCAGATTTCAGAGGACCGAATGGGATATACAAAAAGTATTCCCAGAATGTCTTCGACATTGATTTCTTCTACTCTCACCCTGAGGAATTCTACCAATTCGCCAAGGAAGGTATTTTCCCTATGTTAGAAGCAAAACCGAACCTTGCACACGTGCTGCTCGCAAAACTGGAAGAAAAGGGCCTGATAGAGGCTGTGATCACACAGAACATAGACAGACTTCACCAGAGAGCGGGCAGTAAAAAAGTGATAGAGCTACACGGAAACGTTGAGGAGTATTACTGTGTGAGGTGTGAGAAAAAATACACCGTCGAAGATGTTATAGAGAAACTCGAATCATTGGATGTTCCACGCTGTGATGACTGCAACGGTTTGATCAGGCCGAACATCGTGTTCTTTGGGGAAAATCTGCCGCAAGACGCCCTCAGGGAAGCGATCGAACTTTCATCCAAGGCCAGTTTGATGATCGTCCTGGGATCTTCGCTCGTTGTGTATCCCGCTGCCGAGCTTCCCCTCATAACTGTCAGGAGCGGTGGAAAGCTCGTTATCGTGAATTTGGGAGAAACTCCTTTCGATGATATCGCAACTTTGAAGTACAACATGGACGTTGTCGAGTTCGCCAGAAGAGTGATGGAAGAAGGAGGTATCTCATGAATCTCGTAGACTATCTGGTGGTGCTTTCCACGGTGGGAACGGTGGTCTTTTCGTGGACGTATCTTCTCCTTGGGAGGAACGGTAACTCAAAAGAGCCGAATCAGGAGGATGTAGAAGAGAGGATCATGGAACTCATGGGAAAGTTCCGCTACCTGTCGGCCAACAGACTCGAACTCCTCGAAAAGAAAACCCAGGAACTGAGAAAACTCATATCCGAAGCCAACACCGTGATGTCAAGGCTGATGGTCAAGATGTCCGAAATAGAAAGAGAAAGGATCTTCTCCTCTGAAGATGAAGGGGAAAAATCTGAAAAGATGGAAAAACCAATTATCCCTGTTATTCAAGAGCAGGATGAAACGAAAGCGGAAGAAAAAGAAGAGGAACTGGAAACCGCTTTAGAAAGAAGAATCGTCTCGATGTACGACAGGGGATTTTCAGAAGTGGATATCGCCAAAAAACTGGGTATCACGGTTGGAGAAGTCAGACTGATACTCCAACTGTTCAAGAGGAACGCCGGTTGAGAAAGAGAAAACGGTACTTTCCGGCGGAATCCTTCAGGAAAACAGCGTCGGAAACGATCTTTTTCAACTCCTCCACCTGGTCTTCTCCTATCTCCATCAGCACAATCTTTCCACTCGTGTTGTACCTGCCGAAAAATTCTCTGTAAAAGTCGAGGCCGTCCTCTCCTCCAAAAAGCGCCTCTGCAGGTTCGAAAAGAACATCTTTTGGCAGATGAGCACTTGATTTCACGTATGGAGGATTCGAAAGGATCATCTCGATCGATGCGAACTTTTCTTTGAACGGTTCAAGAAGCTCACCTTTTCTCACAAAGAATCTGTCGGAAACACCGTGCCTCTCCGCGTTTTTTCTGGCGACTTCAACAGCTTTGGAAGAAACGTCCGTCGCGAAAACAACCACATCGGAGAATTTCGCTACACTCACTCCAATGGCACCGCTTCCTGTTCCTATGTCTGCGACTGCTTTTATTCCGTACTTTCTTATCAGCTCGAGGGCGAGTTCGACCAGTTCCTCCGTCTCCGGTCTTGGAACGAACACACCTTCTTCCACGAGTAAAGAAAGACCCATGAACTCTTTCTCACCGAGAATGTAGTGCAGGGGATATCCACTTGCTCTTTTCTCCACGAGTTTCAGAATCCTTTTTTCCTCAGTTGGAGAAACTACCAAGTCTTTCAAAAAGAGATCTTCCTTGCGGATCCCAAGTACCCGGGAAACGATGAGTAACACCTCAAGAACAGGAGTTTCGGTCACTCCCTCGAGTTTTCCAGAGCAGTCTTTTATCAAACTCCAAATTTTTCTCTCAGCTCCGGAGACATTCTTTCTGGTGTCCATGGTGGGTCGAATGTGAGCTCCACCTCCACGTTGTTGACTCCCTCGATCCTCTTTATCGCCTCTTCAGCGTCGGAAAGAATCATTCCGGCAAGAGGACACATGGGTGTGGTCATTGTCATGAGGACTTTCACGTTGTTCTGATCGTCTATCTGGATGTCGTACACCAGACCCAGACTCACCACATCCAGACCGAGTTCAAAATCGATCACGTTTTTCAGGGCGTTCAGAACATCTTCTTTAGTCACCTTTTTCGACATCGGCATCCCTCCCGGTTCTATTATACTATGTTATAATTCAAATTAGAAGAGCCGAATTGAGGAGGTGAAAAAATGCCGAAAGTAACGGTTTCCATAAAGGTGATTCCCGCCGTGGAAGATGGAAGACTCCACGAGGTGATCGACAGAGCGATCGAAAAGATCTCTTCGTGGGGCATGAAATACGAAGTGGGTCCTTCCAACACCACCGTGGAAGGTGAATTCGAAGAGATCATGGATCGTGTGAAAGAGCTCGTCAGATACCTTGAACAGTTCGCGAAACGATTCGTTCTTCAGCTGGACATCGATTACAAAGTCGGAGGTATCACGATTGAAGAGAAGGTATCGAAGTACCGCTAAATGGCTGTTTTTTATAGCTCTGATTTTCGTGTGGGAGTTCTCGAAAGTCCCACAGTATCTTCTTCCCAAACCTTCTTCCATAGTTCTCGAGGGACTTTCGCAGTGGAAAATCTTGATGGATCACAGTCTCTACACGATCCTTGAGGCTTTTTCTGGCCTGGTTATAGGCCTCGTGTTGGGAATGGGGCTTGCGGTCCTGATGGATCTGTTCCAGACGGTGAAAGAGGTAATGTACCCGATCCTCATCATCTCACAGGCGATACCCATCGTTGCTGTGGCACCGCTCGTCATCATCTGGTTCGGTCTGGGCGTGGGCACGAAAATAGGCATAGTAGCGTTCGTCACACTCTTTCCGGTTGCGCTCAACACTCTCGAAGGATTCAGAACGATCGATCAGGACGCTCTGGATCTTTTCAAAGTGATGAAGGCAACGAAGATCCAGATCTACAGGTACCTTGTACTACCGCACACGTTACCTTACGTTCTCTCTGGGCTCAAGATATCCGCCACATACGCTGTGGTTTCCGCTGTGATAGGAGAATGGCTTGGAGCAGAAAAAGGCCTGGGCATATACATGATAAGGGCAATGAACACCTTCAGAGCTGACAGGCTCTTTCTCTCTGTGATAGTTGTGGTTGTGCTCAGCGTTGCCGTCTTCAAGATAGCTGATATTCTCTCCAGAAAACTCACACCTTGGTTCGAGGAAAGGAGGCTGGTAAAATGAAAAGACTGACCTTCATTGCGATGTTTTTGATCTCTGTCCTTGCACTTTTCGCTGAAGAGGTAACGGTCGTACTGGACTGGTATCCCAACACGAACCACACGGGGCTCTACGTAGCCAAGGACCTTGGATACTACAGAGAAGAAGGGTTGGATGTGAAGATCGTTCAACCGTCTCGGTTGACAGCGGAACAGCTTGTAGCGAGTGGAAAAGCGGAATTTGGCGTGAGTTATCAGGAAGCGGTCACCCTCTCCAGAGGAGAAGGGATGCCCATCGTCTCCATAGCTGCCATCATCCAGCACAACACATCGGGTTTCGCTTGGCTGAAGGATGAAGGAATCAAAAGTGTGAAAGACTGGGAGGGTAAGAGATACGGAAGCTGGGGTTCTCCTATAGAGAAGGCGACCATAGAATACATCATGAGAAAATACGGTGCAGATCCTTCAAAGGTGATTTTTGTGAACGTGGGACAGATGGATTTCTTTGCGGGAACGCTGAACAATGTGTTCGATTTTGCCTGGATCTTCTACGGATGGGACGGTGTTGCCAGCAAGGTGAAAGGGATAGAGATAGAGTTCCTCCCGCTGAAGGATATAGACGAAGTCTTTGACTACTACACGCCGGTTCTGATAACGAGCGAATCTCTCATAAAGCAAAATCCAGATCTCGTAAGAAGATTTTTGAGAGCCACGGCCAAGGGATACGAGTACGCAATACAGCACCCTGTGGAGGCAGCCAAAATACTCCTCAAATACGCTCCGGAACTGGATGAAAAGATCGTTGTAGAATCTCAAAAGTACCTCGCAGGTCAGTACAAAGCGGACGCGGAAAAATGGGGCTACCAGAAAGAAGAAGTCTGGAGGAGATACGCGGAATGGCTTCACTCTATGGGATTCCTGAAAGAGACGATAGACGTGACGAAGGCGTTCACAAACGAGTTCCTACCGTGATAAAGGTATCCCACCTCACGGTTTGCTACGGAGAACTCAAAGCGGTGGAGGATCTCTCCTTGGAGGTTCAAAGGGGAGAGATCCTCTCCCTTGTGGGACCATCCGGATGTGGAAAGACCACCGTTGTGAAGGCTATTCTGGGATTGATTCCCTACGAGGGAAAGATAGAGATCTTCACATCTCGTCTCGGATACTGTCCTCAAAAGGATGTGCTGTTCGACTGGATGACCGCCTATGAGAACGCCGTGCTCCCACTCGTTCTCAGAAAAGAACTGCCGCCATCAAACATAAAAGAATTGTTTGAACGATTCGGTCTTTCTGGCTTTGAAGAGAAAAGGCCGTACCAGCTGAGTGGCGGTATGAGGCAGAGACTGTCTCTTCTGAGGGCCGTTCTATCGGGCGAGGAGCTCCTCGTACTCGATGAACCTTTTTCTTCGGTAGATGCTTACACTCGAAAGAAACTCCAGATATGGCTTTCTGAGATCGTACACAGGATGAAAAGTACGGTCGTACTCATCACTCACGACGTGGAGGAAGCGGTCTTCCTTTCAGACAGAATATTGATCCTCTCCGATCGCCCCGCAAGGATTTTGAAGGAAATACGCGTGCCGTTTCCAAAGCCGAGAACCATAAAAACTTTTTCCGATCCTCGTTTCTCAGAAATAGAAGAAGAGGTGCTGGAGACTCTCATGAATCAACCCTGATATTTTCAGGGAGAGTCTCTTCAGTTTCCTCCAGGGTGTTCTCCGTGTTCAGCAGACCGTTCAGGTAGTTTCTCAATCTTCTGACCTGGAACATGAACGCCTCCAGCTTGCTCTGTACCGTTGGTGTGAACGGATTCCCATCGGACTCTATGTGTATCACGGGAAGGTCTCCGAACTCGTCCAGCACTTTTCTCAAAACTCCTGTGGTCTCTCTTTTTTGTTCTTTCAAGCCTCTCTTCACGATTGCTTCCGCTATCCTGCTCGGCATGCAACCAAATGGTCCTATGGAGATGATACCATCGTAGTGGTTCACGATTTCATGAAGTACAGTTCCTATGGTGAGGATCGCTTCTCCGGTGAGTTTCGGATTGAGATAGTCTTTCGCCGATTCAACGATGGCTTCCACATCCACCATCCGAGCCCTGTAAAAACCACTCTTCTCCAAGGTTTTTTTCACTCTTTTCTCTATGTACCTTTTCACGAGGATCTCGATTCGTTTCTTCAGTCTGTCTACTCGGGTAGAATTCGGAGAGATCAACCTGTTGAGGTACAGATAATCCGTGTAATAGATCCACTCGTGAACCGGCGATATGTGCATGATGATGCCGTTCCTCTCCATCAGGTTTTCGAGGTATTTCCTGGAGAACTCGTCCCTTCTCACATAGATTTCTCCTGTTAGGAGAACCTTCGGCGCTTTCTCGTAATCCATGATCATCTCAACACCCGAAAGTATCTTTGAGACTTCATCGAGTGTTTTGAAAAAGTCCCTGAGGGAATCATTCGCAAGGCTGATCAATATCTTTTCCCTGCATCCTTCCAGGACTTTTCTCGCTTCTTCTTTGTCCCTTGCCAGTGTCATCACGGCGCGTTCCACGTCGAAGAACACGTCAGAAACAACAACCGCCAACCATGCCCTGATTCTGAAAGCGATACCAAGCCCCGCGTAGGCGTTTTCGGAATTCAACCCGAAGAGCGTCACGTTCCTTACGTTGTTCCTGTCAAGCCACAGATTCATGAAGACATTGTACTGTCCAAAACGGCACGGTCCCATCGTCTCCGGCATGAAATAAAGCACGATCTCGTCATCGGTTACCTTCTCTCTGATGTACTTTATGAGACTCCCAAGAGTGAGATGAAGAGGGAGACACTCTTTTGAAAGAGAGTTCCCCCTACCGAGTTTGAACTCCTCAACGTCCGGTGGAGGACACACGTCGGATTTGACACCGTAGTATCTGAAAGCCGCGGAGAGACACTGAGACCCGAATTGGCCCATCGACGGGAAAACAACTTTCACCCTTTCATCGTTGAGTCTTAGTCTCTCTCCGTCCGGGGTGATCACATAGAGGGTGTTTTTCTCCAGCACCGTCCGGGGCCTTTCTGCACTCTTTCTTTCCTCGTTCCCTCTCTGCAACTTGAGGTAACTCTTCACAATGTCTATGAAAGCTTCGATTCTTGTTTCTATGCCCGCGTCCGCCGTGTGACTGTCAAGCTCCAGCACAAGCGACGGTTTCTTTGCCATTATGTCTCTGAAGTAAGAGATGATGAAGGAATCAGGACCACAACTGAAGTTGGTGATGTAAACTCCAAAGAGTTTTGGGTGCTTTTCGACGAATCGTGACGCTTTTAGAATCATCTCTCCCCATGACCAGTACATGTTTCTGTAGCCCTTTTCATCCTCGAAGGGTATGGAATCGAAGTTGATGATGGGAATTCCGCGAGTGGCAAATTTTTCGGGGACTCCCATGTTCGCATCAGAAGAAAAGGCGTTGTAAGATCTTCCGAAGAGAACAACTCCGAATTCCGATTCGTCAAGAACTTTCAAGAATTCATTCCATTGTTTCTTTATGAGATTGAACCTTTCGTTGAAAATCTTCCAGGCCTTTTCAAAGGCCCTTTCTCCTTCTTCGCGTGACCTTCCAAGCCTTTCGGCCACTCTGAGAAATTCTTCCTTCTCATCACCGCGCGAGAAATCGAAATAGCCCGTCACGAGCTTTTCTTCCAGTTCGGGAAACGCGGATGTGAGCCAATCAGCCTCGCTCTGAACAAAGGGACAGAAGACATTGTAGTTCTCCGAATTTTCCACTCTGATACCTCTCAGTCTTGGAACGAATATCAAATCGGGATTCTTCGAGATCAGATCGTACATGTAGCCATGGGAGAGTTCCACCGGGAAGCAGAATTCGGAGTTCATCATCTCCCAGCCGCGTCTGTCGGACTTTTCGGGAACCACAACGTCGAAACCGAGTTCTGTAAGGAAGGTGTAGAAAAGCGGGAAAAGGTTGTTCATCGCCAAAGATCTGCTCAAACCGATGGTCTTTGTCCCCTTCACTTCACTCTCGAAGTGTAATATGTATTTCTCCCTGTTTTTGACGAAATTGTACTTCGTGCTGTCTACGCTGGTATGTCTCAGCACGTTCTCGTACTTGTTGCAGGCACCACCGAACGGGAACCGTTTTCCATCGATCTCTATGATCCTGATCTCACACTTTCTATCACATTTTTCTTTTCCACCAGGGCAGATGAACGTTCCTCTGTATCTGACTTCTCTGGAGATCAATTCCTTCAGTTTGAACTCTTTCTTTTCCAGAAAACCGAGTTCAAGATTCTCTTTGGTGAGCAGAGCCACTCCATACGCACCCATCAAACCCGGGTGCGGGGGAACGACTATGTTTTTCCCAACGAGGGCAGCCATGGCAACAGGCACCGCTTTGTTGTAGCAAACTCCACCCTGCATGAAGATCTTCTTTCCTACGGGCCGGCTTCCTTTCACCCTGTTCAAATAGTTCATACACACGGAGTACACAAGTCCGGCACATATGTCTTCTTTAGAGATCCCTTCGTTCACCGCCGTTTTGACGTCACTACCAATGAAGGCTGCGCACTGATCGCTGAAGTTCGGTGGATTTTCACCTCTCAGAGCGAGATCACCGATCTCGGTGTAGTGGACTCCAAGTGACTCTCCCGCTGCCTCTTCGAGGAAGGATCCCGTCCCGGCCGAACAGGCTTCGTTCATCGCGTAATCCGCCGGAACACCGTTCACCAGATAGGTGTACTTGGCATCTTGGCCACCTATCTCGAAGATCGTGTCCACCTCTGGATCGAAACGAGCAGCCGCCTTCGCGTGTGCCATTATCTCGTTGTACACAGCGTCGGTCTGAGAATACAGCCCAACGATCTTCCTCCCTGATCCTGTCACACCGAGTCCGATTATCTTCACTTTCGTCCCGTTGAGCTGTTCCAAAATAGAGGAGTAGCATTGCCGCGCCGCTCTTATGGGATCTCCCAGAGTTCGAAGGTACACTCCCGCCAGGATGGCTTCATCATCGTATCTCATCAGCACTGCTTTCGTTGTGGTGGATCCAACGTCTATCCCCAGCACGCACACATCTCCATCCCTTACCTCTTGAAACGGCATCTCCTTGAACTCGACCATGTGGAGGTACTTTTTGAGAGGTTCATGAGTGGGAAAACTGGTCATCTTCTCTTTTTTGATTACGAAGGTCTTTTTCGATACCACTCTGTTCAGTTTTCCCCACAGGTAAGCCCCATAAGCCTCGAAGAACAGCGCTTCTTCCGGAACGATCACTTCCAGAACCTTTTTCAGGTGCTTCAGCATGAGCTTGTTTCTCGTCGTTCCACCGACAAGGAGGATCTTCTTCACTCCTGCCTTGTGGGCCAGTTCCACTATCTTGTCGGCCATCACCTTTCCAAGTCCGTTCAGAACGAGTTCCTTTGGAACTCCTTTGTTCAGTGCGTGGGTACAATCGCTCTTGCAGAAAACGGTACACCTCGAGGAGAGTTCGTAGTAGTCTTCCACTTCGACACCGTTTGCTTCCTCAAGAGATATTCCCATCCTCTGAAGCTGCTGAAGGAAGAACTCACCCGTTCCCGAGGCACACTTGCTACCCGTGTATATACCGGTTATGATTCCTTTATCGTTCACCCTGTAGAGAATGGTGTTCTCCCCACCGGCGCTGACAACGGCTTCGACCTTTCCGTATTTTTTCATGAGATGCCTGTAGGCGATTTCCGTTGCCTCCGCTTCGGATATCTGAGGCAGATCTATTATTTCCCTTGTCTTTCGACCTGTGATGACCACGGGTCCTTCATCGAGAAAGGCGGGGACCATCATGGAAAGCAGAGCGAGGGGATCTCCGTTGTGAGGGAGATTTCCTTTCTCCCTTTCACCGCAGAATGAAACACTCGAGGAACCGATGCACACACCAGTCATTCTACATCACCTCGTTGAATATTTTAACACCTAACGTTCATGTTCACAACTCACCTCTTGAAATCCTCTCCGGTCTGTGATATCATTTGTACCGGCGACCCGGTAGCTCAGCAGGCAGAGCACCTGACTTTTAATCAGGGGGTCGTGGGTTCGAGTCCCACCCGGGTCACCAGCGGTGCGAGAGTGGCGGAACTGGCAGACGCGCTGGACTTAGAATCCAGTGGGCTGAAGCCCGTGTGGGTTCAAGTCCCACCTCTCGCACCAGGATAGAGCAGGCGGGTGTAGCTCAGTGGTAGAGCACCAGCTTGCCAAGCTGGGGGTCGCGGGTTCGAATCCCGTCGCCCGCTCCAGACAAAAAAGAAGGGGGAATTTCCCCTTCTTCTTTTTCTTTATGTCGTGGAGGTAGAAGAGCATTGAACACTCTATCGGTGTTGTTATCACTCTTCACAGTCGTTGTTGTGCAGAGAGTTTTCAAAAAACTTTCCATTTCTCTGCTCTCTGGTGTCATCGTGATGGTTCTCTCTCTCAAGGTGAGAAACATTCCGGAAATTCTTTCCTGGACGATCTCTTCAGATTCCTTCTGGTCACTCATTGCGACGGTTTTTCTGATATACCTTCTTTCAGGAATGATGGAGAACTCAGGTGATTACAACCGCTTTTCCGAGGAAATGCGAACTATCTTTTCAAATAACGTGGATTCGTTCGTTCCCGCTCTCATTGGTCTCATGCCGATGCCCGGTGGGGCTCTCTTCACAGCTCCCATAGTGAAGAATTCACTTCCCAAAGAGAATTCGTTGAAACTCGCCATCAAGAACTACTGGTTCAGACACACGATAGAATTCTTCTGGCCCATATATCCGGCTGTAGTGCTCGTTTCTGAACTCTCCAGGATTCATCCGGGAAGGGTATCTCTGACCCTCTTTCCCGTGTTCGTTGCAGCCTTCCTTCTGGGATGGCTTTTTTTCAACGGGAGGCAACTTCCCCGTCTATCTAAACCCAGATCGTTCTTCAACCTCCTACCACTGATACCCGTTCTGGGAACGGGTGTTCTCATACTCCTTTTCAAAGTTCCGGGCTGGTTCGCACTTCTTTTGAGCACTTCGGGCTACGCTGTGTTCAGAAGAAGATACCTTCTGAAGACTCTGAAGCAGGTTTTCAATAAGTGGGATGTTTTCCTTGTCCTCTTTCTTGTTTACATCTACAAGGTCATAGTTGAACACTCCGGCGTGGGTGAGGGTATCGCGGCGGAATTCGTCAGATGGAACTTGTCTCCCTGGATCCTTCTCATCTTTTTGCCTCTCGTGTCGGGAATCTCCACAGGTATCACGCAGGCAGCCGTTGGTATTTCTCTTCCTGTCTTGATGGAGGTGTTCAGTAGCACGTACGCCGTGTACACCTACATGTTCGCCGTGGGTGGTGTCATACTGTCTCCGGTTCATCTGTGTGTCGTGTTGTCTGCGAAATTCTTCGAGGTAGAGGTGTTCGACATTCTAAAGAAGGTGTTCCTCCCCCTGGTGTTGACTCTGAGTCTCGGCGTCCTCGTTTTGGGGGTGATTCTGTGAACGAAATCGTAGTGAAGGGAGCAAGGGTTCACAATCTGAAGAACATAACCGTGAAGATCCCAAAGAATAAACTCGTTGTCATAACAGGAGTTTCAGGATCGGGGAAATCTTCGCTCGCCATGGACACGATATACGCCGAAGGGCAGAGAAGATATCTGGAGTCACTTTCCACGTATGCGAGGCAATTCCTCGGTAACCTGAA
This window encodes:
- a CDS encoding TIGR00529 family membrane protein; protein product: MNTLSVLLSLFTVVVVQRVFKKLSISLLSGVIVMVLSLKVRNIPEILSWTISSDSFWSLIATVFLIYLLSGMMENSGDYNRFSEEMRTIFSNNVDSFVPALIGLMPMPGGALFTAPIVKNSLPKENSLKLAIKNYWFRHTIEFFWPIYPAVVLVSELSRIHPGRVSLTLFPVFVAAFLLGWLFFNGRQLPRLSKPRSFFNLLPLIPVLGTGVLILLFKVPGWFALLLSTSGYAVFRRRYLLKTLKQVFNKWDVFLVLFLVYIYKVIVEHSGVGEGIAAEFVRWNLSPWILLIFLPLVSGISTGITQAAVGISLPVLMEVFSSTYAVYTYMFAVGGVILSPVHLCVVLSAKFFEVEVFDILKKVFLPLVLTLSLGVLVLGVIL